A window of the Cicer arietinum cultivar CDC Frontier isolate Library 1 chromosome 6, Cicar.CDCFrontier_v2.0, whole genome shotgun sequence genome harbors these coding sequences:
- the LOC140920929 gene encoding uncharacterized protein, producing the protein MAWLWDAMTTEISDTCMFLSTAKKIWKALEETYSKAKDVAQIYDVKVKTVAAKQGNKTVTEVIKAKSSANAALLKEYIEQDRVYDFLVGLNSDFDQVRAQILGKEKIPGISEVVAIVRNEESRRGLMLTIPPVESSTMKVD; encoded by the exons ATGGCATGGTTATGGGATGCAATGACCACAGAAATCAGTGACACTTGCATGTTTCTCAGCACTGCGAAGAAGATTTGGAAGGCCTTAGAAGAGACTTATTCCAAAGCTAAAGATGTTGCCCAAATATACGATGTGAAGGTGAAAACTGTGGCTGCTAAACAGGGAAACAAGACTGTTACTGA AGTTATAAAAGCCAAGTCTTCAGCAAATGCAGCATTACTCAAAGAGTATATTGAACAGGATAGAGTCTATGATTTCTTGGTGGGACTCAACTCTGATTTTGATCAAGTTAGAGCGCAAATCCTTGGTAAGGAGAAAATACCAGGAATTAGTGAAGTAGTGGCTATAGTGAGAAATGAAGAAAGTAGAAGGGGACTAATGCTGACAATCCCACCTGTAGAAAGCTCAACAATGAAGGTTGACTGA